In a single window of the Branchiostoma floridae strain S238N-H82 chromosome 2, Bfl_VNyyK, whole genome shotgun sequence genome:
- the LOC118409629 gene encoding uncharacterized protein LOC118409629, producing MSNIPAEERQGYLKDMEGKSKAELVDLLRRQELLLNNRRFLNTLPDKGARIIDMVKRLHQLIHQKGEIEAAMEKLQKMQISSGNITTIQEDDEEQCEIDTKEEMLPHNDIEDFTEQQSDDKKTVVVKSYDNISVSANQGGKVLTKEQQRTRTFMAKYSDGKVEMPRLNVAMKQDTSATLVAKETGLKPTPPQKHKLQVAVEETAATPPQYKHGAVHELPLDQAIELWQEQHRKQEELRAQHAVHQPK from the exons ATGAGTAACATTCCCGCTGAAGAGCGACAGGGGTACCTGAAAGACATGGAGGGCAAGTCTAAGGCCGAGCTCGTGGATCTTTTACGGAGGCAGGAATTGTTACTCAACAACAG GAGGTTCCTGAATACCTTACCAGACAAAGGTGCAAGGATCATTGACATGGTGAAAAGGCTGCATCAGCTCATCCACCAGAAGGGAGAAATAGAGGCAGCCATGGAAAAACTACAGAAGATGCAAATTTCATCTGGCAATATCACAACTATTCAGGAAGATGACGAAGAACAGTGCGAAATAGATACAAAAGAAGAAATGCTACCCCACAATGATATTGAGGATTTTACAGAACAACAGAGTGACGACAAGAAAACTGTAGTCGTCAAATCTTATGACAACATCTCAGTGTCTGCAAATCAAGGTGGTAAAGTGCTGACAAAAGAGCAGCAAAGGACAAGGACTTTCATGGCAAAATATTCTGATGGAAAAGTGGAGATGCCAAGGTTAAATGT AGCTATGAAACAGGACACTTCAGCAACATTGGTAGCCAAAGAGACAGGGCTGAAGCCAACCCCACCACAGAAGCATAAGTTACAAGTGGCTGTAGAAGAGACCGCTGCCACCCCTCCCCAGTACAAACATGGTGCAGTCCATGAACTTCCCCTAGACCAAGCGATAGAGCTGTGGCAAGAGCAGCACAGGAAACAAGAG GAGCTGCGAGCTCAGCATGCTGTACATCAGCCCAAGTAA